One Xiphophorus couchianus chromosome 1, X_couchianus-1.0, whole genome shotgun sequence genomic region harbors:
- the errfi1b gene encoding ERBB receptor feedback inhibitor 1 → MEGNQSNYWGRQELHGVCFGLSADMDHNLAELQQQQTAREFNPTRFPAFYSDAYRLTSANVPHPCEGDQVVPSSQRRGRQKEAKPLPPLPDPEDFMSDEAADSEVEFFASDRQRLLPKSCPKAMTRSSNKNCGQVNFAYQVGSLGIRSAGSDSIAFSWPSREDRPLGRGSRIAANFDQFAQEKRDNQHEVSSIGGKLSDQAQPSSRNRFSCSGLPSDAHMSYPPVLPEKPRIPPRIPIPPKPSASSKPASDNDDEKPPKVPPRVPLVPPCPPRTPSPKSLRIYINGMMPITKSFAANPNYVSKTVQRQQSERAPPAAQFSPCIVPILKDGKQASTTHYILLPPGQHTHAERQGRLLSEPNRTGCVWQKR, encoded by the exons AGTGTGCTTCGGCCTGAGCGCTGACATGGACCACAACCTGGCAGAGCTTCAGCAGCAACAAACGGCCAGGGAGTTTAACC CCACCCGGTTTCCTGCTTTCTACTCCGATGCTTACCGGTTAACGTCGGCTAATGTTCCGCATCCCTGCGAGGGAGACCAGGTGGTCCCTTCGTCCCAGAGAAGAGGCCGCCAGAAAGAGGCCAAACCCCTCCCTCCTTTGCCTGACCCTGAGGACTTTATGTCAGATGAAGCTGCAGACAGTGAGGTTGAATTCTTTGCCAGTGACCGTCAGCGCCTCCTGCCCAAAAGCTGCCCGAAGGCGATGACCagaagcagcaacaaaaactgTGGTCAGGTAAATTTTGCCTACCAGGTGGGCTCACTGGGGATCAGGTCTGCTGGATCCGACTCCATCGCTTTCTCCTGGCCAAGCAGAGAGGACAGACCACTGGGCAGAGGAAGCAGAATTGCAGCAAACTTTGATCAATTTGCTCAAGAGAAAAGAGACAACCAGCACGAGGTGTCTTCTATTGGAGGCAAACTGTCAGACCAAGCCCAGCCATCCTCCAGAAACCGATTTTCCTGCTCGGGTCTTCCTTCTGACGCGCATATGAGTTATCCGCCCGTCCTCCCTGAAAAACCTCGAATCCCTCCTCGCATCCCCATCCCGCCTAAACCCTCAGCTTCCTCAAAGCCAGCGAGCGACAACGACGACGAAAAGCCTCCCAAGGTCCCCCCACGCGTCCCCTTGGTCCCGCCCTGCCCGCCGCGCACCCCGAGCCCCAAAAGTCTCCGGATATACATCAACGGCATGATGCCCATCACGAAGAGTTTCGCTGCTAATCCAAATTATGTGAGCAAGACCGTACAGAGGCAGCAGAGTGAAAGGGCCCCGCCGGCGGCACAGTTTTCTCCCTGCATCGTTCCCATTTTGAAGGACGGCAAACAGGCCAGCACCACACACTACATCCTGCTGCCGCCGGGGCAGCACACTCACGCCGAGAGGCAGGGAAGGCTCCTGAGCGAGCCCAACAGGACGGGATGTGTGTGGCAGAAAAGATAG